The Chanodichthys erythropterus isolate Z2021 chromosome 12, ASM2448905v1, whole genome shotgun sequence genome contains a region encoding:
- the LOC137031670 gene encoding CMRF35-like molecule 8, with translation MWDVLLLFSSICTVVVVGAPDTVTGHRGERVEIRCSYEPGYESNSKYFCKGKCTIGNRNIMVKSGSPAKDERFSLTDDKKNRVFTVTITDLRTEDEGQYWCAVERPLPLADVYSEIMLLVKLGK, from the exons ATGTGGGACGTTCTGCTGCTCTTTTCCAGCATCTGTACAG TTGTTGTTGTAGGAGCTCCAGATACAGTTACAGGACACAGAGGAGAGAGAGTTGAGATCAGATGCTCATATGAACCTGGATATGAATCAAATTCAAAGTATTTTTGTAAAGGCAAGTGTACGATTGGAAATAGAAACATCATGGTTAAATCAGGATCTCCAGCTAAAGACGAGAGATTTTCTCTGACTGACGACAAGAAGAACAGAGTTTTCACCGTCACCATCACTGATCTGAGAACAGAGGATGAAGGACAATACTGGTGTGCTGTGGAGAGGCCTTTACCTTTAGCTGATGTCTATTCAGAGATTATGTTGCTGGTTAAACTGGGTaagtga
- the LOC137031667 gene encoding CMRF35-like molecule 6 isoform X2, whose product MKIILTFTLMMIPGVMTYMSITGYSRGGVTIKCKYEKKYTQKTKYFCRGQKPDTLQIGWCSDLIRTDEKDKWIQSGRFSLYDDTRSAVFTVTIRDLTERDSGTYQCAADIPKEIDFYTEVKLNVLTNQNTFPPPLSSSSSSSSSSSSSPISQNSQPSTSDFTSASPSVSNGSSLIISVTVILLLLITGFMSCIVTLYKKHLTRDFRKTRGSQHNTDCYVTVGIINMYDPNICIMPVHVRALDKERQY is encoded by the exons ATGAAGATCATCTTGACTTTCACTCTGATGATGATTCCTG GTGTCATGACCTACATGAGCATAACAGGATATTCAAGGGGTGGAGTCACGATCAAATGCAAATATGAGAAAAAATATACTCAAAAAACAAAGTATTTTTGTAGAGGTCAGAAGCCAGATACACTACAGATTGGATGGTGTTCTGACCTCATCAGGACTGATGAGAAAGATAAATGGATTCAATCTGGAAGATTCTCTCTGTATGACGACACAAGATCAGCAGTCTTCACTGTGACCATCAGAGATCTGACTGAACGGGATTCTGGGACGTACCAGTGTGCAGCTGATATCCCTAAAGAAATAGATTTCTACACTGAAGTGAAGCTGAACGTTTTAACAA ATCAAAACACATTTCCACCACCgttgtcatcatcatcatcatcatcatcatcgtcatcatcatcacctATTTCGCAAAATTCCCAGCCATCAACATCTGATTTCACATCGGCTTCTCCATCTGTCTCGAATG GTTCATCTCTGATCATCAGTGTGACTGTGATTCTGCTTCTGCTCATCACTGGATTCATGTCATGCATTGTGACTCTCTACAAGAAACATCTGACTCGAG acttccggaaaacacgcggatctcaacataacacagactgttacgtaacagtcgggatcattaatatgtacgaccctaatatttgcattatgccagtccatgttcgagcattagacaaggaaaggcagtattaa
- the LOC137031667 gene encoding CMRF35-like molecule 6 isoform X1, whose product MKIILTFTLMMIPGVMTYMSITGYSRGGVTIKCKYEKKYTQKTKYFCRGQKPDTLQIGWCSDLIRTDEKDKWIQSGRFSLYDDTRSAVFTVTIRDLTERDSGTYQCAADIPKEIDFYTEVKLNVLTNQNTFPPPLSSSSSSSSSSSSSPISQNSQPSTSDFTSASPSVSNGSSLIISVTVILLLLITGFMSCIVTLYKKHLTRDPDSASEISEPGTENSEAVHQTLYEENKDTRLHTDCKTTQLPIKPSDSCNTVYATPQLGLPINSSDSNTVYASV is encoded by the exons ATGAAGATCATCTTGACTTTCACTCTGATGATGATTCCTG GTGTCATGACCTACATGAGCATAACAGGATATTCAAGGGGTGGAGTCACGATCAAATGCAAATATGAGAAAAAATATACTCAAAAAACAAAGTATTTTTGTAGAGGTCAGAAGCCAGATACACTACAGATTGGATGGTGTTCTGACCTCATCAGGACTGATGAGAAAGATAAATGGATTCAATCTGGAAGATTCTCTCTGTATGACGACACAAGATCAGCAGTCTTCACTGTGACCATCAGAGATCTGACTGAACGGGATTCTGGGACGTACCAGTGTGCAGCTGATATCCCTAAAGAAATAGATTTCTACACTGAAGTGAAGCTGAACGTTTTAACAA ATCAAAACACATTTCCACCACCgttgtcatcatcatcatcatcatcatcatcgtcatcatcatcacctATTTCGCAAAATTCCCAGCCATCAACATCTGATTTCACATCGGCTTCTCCATCTGTCTCGAATG GTTCATCTCTGATCATCAGTGTGACTGTGATTCTGCTTCTGCTCATCACTGGATTCATGTCATGCATTGTGACTCTCTACAAGAAACATCTGACTCGAG ACCCTGATTCAGCCTCTGAAATATCTGAACCTGGAACAGAAAACAGTGAAGCG GTTCATCAAACGCTGTATGAGGAGAATAAAGACACCAGACTTCACACTGACTGCAAAACCACCCAGTTACCCATAAAACCCTCTGATTCTTGCAACACTGTTTATGCTACTCCACAATTAGGCCTACCCATAAACTCCTCTGATAGTAATACAGTTTACGCTTCTGTTTAA